A single window of Zea mays cultivar B73 chromosome 10, Zm-B73-REFERENCE-NAM-5.0, whole genome shotgun sequence DNA harbors:
- the LOC109942761 gene encoding enoyl-CoA hydratase 2, peroxisomal: MNRSTIYLRGAGGFSDSSRPYSYATYPANQVSRISIPNSAPSAVCDDQTKQSQALLYRPFGDYNPLHSDPDIAQLAGFTRPILHGLFTLGFAAHAIIKSFCNDEPTMVKSIFGRFLLHVYPGETLPTEMWLDSQKVHYQTKLVVGDACLSKRELQPAGLDSRRCKPAGQGSER, from the exons ATGAACAG GAGTACTATCTACTTGCGTGGTGCTGGAGGGTTTTCAGACTCTTCACGGCCATACTCATATGCTACCTATCCTGCTAATCAAGTTTCTCGCATTTCTATTCCAAATTCGGCACCTTCTGCAGTATGCGACGACCAGACAAAGCAATCCCAG GCATTGTTATATAGGCCATTTGGGGATTACAATCCTTTGCATTCAGACCCAGATATTGCACAGCTTGCTGG GTTCACCCGTCCAATCCTGCACGGCCTCTTCACCCTAGGATTTGCTGCTCACGCCATCATAAAATCTTTCTGCAACGATGAACCGACGATGGTGAAGAGCATCTTCGGTCGTTTCCTTCTGCACGTCTACCCCGGGGAAACGTTGCCCACTGAGATGTGGCTTGACAGCCAGAA GGTGCACTACCAAACGAAGCTTGTGGTTGGAGATGCTT GTTTGAGCAAAAGGGAGCTGCAGCCTGCAGGGCTTGATTCAAGAAGGTGCAAACCTGCTGGTCAAGGCAGCGAGCGTTAA